One window of Catharus ustulatus isolate bCatUst1 chromosome 3, bCatUst1.pri.v2, whole genome shotgun sequence genomic DNA carries:
- the GJA1 gene encoding gap junction alpha-1 protein, with product MGDWSALGKLLDKVQAYSTAGGKVWLSVLFIFRILLLGTAVESAWGDEQSAFRCNTQQPGCENVCYDKSFPISHVRFWVLQIIFVSVPTLLYLAHVFYVMRKEEKLNKREEELKVVANDGVNVDMHLKQIEIKKFKYGIEEHGKVKMRGGLLRTYIISILFKSVFEVAFLLIQWYIYGFSLNAIYTCERDPCPHRVDCFLSRPTEKTIFILFMLVVSLVSLALNIIELFYVFFKGVKDRVKGKTDPYSHSGAMSPSKDCGSPKYAYYNGCSSPTAPLSPMSPPGYKLVTGDRNNSSCRNYNKQASEQNWANYSAEQNRMGQAGSTISNSHAQPFDFSDEHQNTKKLASGHELQPLTIVDQRPPSRASSRASSRPRPDDLEI from the coding sequence ATGGGTGATTGGAGTGCCTTGGGAAAACTTCTTGACAAAGTTCAAGCCTATTCTACTGCAGGAGGGAAAGTGTGGCTGTCTGTCCTCTTCATTTTTCGAATCTTGCTATTGGGAACAGCAGTCGAATCTGCCTGGGGAGATGAGCAGTCTGCATTCCGGTGTAACACTCAACAACCTGGTTGTGAGAACGTCTGCTATGACAAGTCTTTTCCTATCTCCCATGTACGCTTTTGGGTTCTGCAGATCATATTTGTGTCTGTACCTACCCTTTTGTACCTGGCACATGTGTTCTACGTAatgaggaaagaagagaagctGAACAAAAGAGAGGAAGAGCTTAAGGTAGTTGCAAATGATGGTGTGAATGTGGATATGCATCTCAAGCAAatagaaattaagaaattcaAGTATGGTATCGAAGAGCATGGCAAAGTGAAGATGCGTGGGGGACTGCTCCGTACTTATATCATTAGCATCCTGTTTAAATCTGTCTTCGAGGTGGCTTTCCTGCTGATTCAGTGGTACATTTATGGGTTTAGCCTGAATGCCATCTACACCTGTGAGCGAGACCCATGCCCACACAGAGTGGACTGCTTCCTCTCCCGTCCAACTGAGAAAACCATCTTCATCCTCTTCATGCTGGTGGTGTCCTTGGTGTCTCTTGCCTTGAACATCATTGAGCTTTTCTACGTGTTCTTCAAGGGTGTCAAGGATCGtgtgaaagggaaaacagacCCCTACTCCCACAGTGGTGCCATGAGCCCTTCCAAGGACTGTGGCTCCCCCAAATATGCTTATTACAATGGCTGCTCGTCACCAACCGCCCCCCTGTCTCCCATGTCTCCCCCAGGCTACAAGCTTGTTACTGGAGACAGGAACAATTCCTCCTGTCGTAACTACAATAAGCAAGCCAGCGAGCAAAACTGGGCCAACTACAGTGCGGAGCAGAACAGAATggggcaggctggcagcaccATCTCCAACTCGCACGCCCAGCCCTTCGACTTCTCCGATGAACACCAGAACACGAAAAAACTGGCGTCGGGACatgagctgcagcccctcaccaTTGTGGACCAGAGGccccccagcagagccagcagccgagccagcagcaggccTCGACCTGACGACCTGGAGATCTAA